In one Arenibacter antarcticus genomic region, the following are encoded:
- a CDS encoding beta-ketoacyl synthase, with the protein MSKGVAITGMGIISAIGNNVVENYNSLIEGRKGISRVSKIETILQDSIMVGEIDYTNQELEQLLGLDPSNNYSRTALLGAVAAREAFQDANISDDDTYKTGLVSATSVGGMDMTEKYYYDYLESDEHRKYIEGHHAGDSTQKIASLLGIDQSLVTTISTACSSAANAIMFGARLIKTGKLDRVIVGGTDCLSKFTINGFNTLMILSDTYSTPFDEDRKGLNLGEAAAFLVLESEEVVKKENKKVLGYVLGYGNANDAFHQTASSENGDGATLSMQKALEVAGLDPKDIDYINAHGTATGNNDLSEGRAIIRVFGDKVPEFSSTKAYTGHTLAAAGAIEAVFSILALQNNVIYPNLNFKTPMKEFTLIPETTLKEKDLNTVLSNSLGFGGNCSTIIFSNRP; encoded by the coding sequence ATGTCAAAAGGAGTAGCCATTACGGGAATGGGTATCATTTCCGCCATTGGGAACAATGTTGTGGAGAATTACAATTCGCTAATTGAGGGGAGAAAAGGAATTTCGAGGGTTTCCAAAATAGAAACGATTCTCCAGGATAGTATTATGGTGGGTGAAATAGATTACACTAACCAGGAGTTGGAGCAACTTTTGGGATTAGATCCAAGTAACAACTATTCCAGGACTGCTCTTTTGGGTGCTGTTGCGGCTAGGGAGGCTTTCCAAGATGCCAACATTTCCGATGATGACACCTATAAAACTGGATTGGTTTCCGCTACCAGTGTTGGTGGGATGGATATGACCGAAAAATATTATTACGATTATCTGGAAAGCGACGAGCACAGAAAATACATAGAGGGTCATCACGCTGGGGATTCCACACAAAAAATCGCCTCACTATTGGGTATCGATCAAAGTTTGGTCACTACAATAAGTACCGCCTGCTCCTCGGCCGCCAATGCAATAATGTTTGGTGCCCGATTGATAAAAACGGGAAAGTTAGACCGAGTTATAGTTGGTGGAACCGATTGTTTATCCAAATTCACCATTAACGGTTTTAATACCCTGATGATTTTGTCGGACACTTATAGCACTCCTTTTGATGAAGATAGAAAAGGACTAAATTTAGGGGAGGCAGCGGCTTTTTTAGTGTTGGAATCGGAAGAGGTGGTAAAAAAGGAAAACAAAAAAGTATTGGGTTATGTCTTGGGATATGGCAACGCAAATGATGCCTTCCACCAAACGGCCTCCTCGGAAAATGGCGATGGTGCAACTCTTTCCATGCAAAAGGCACTTGAGGTAGCCGGTTTAGACCCCAAGGATATAGATTATATTAATGCTCATGGCACTGCCACCGGCAATAACGACCTATCAGAAGGAAGGGCCATTATAAGGGTCTTTGGCGACAAGGTGCCCGAATTTAGTTCCACAAAAGCCTATACGGGCCATACCTTGGCGGCAGCTGGTGCTATTGAAGCCGTTTTTTCCATTCTTGCTTTACAGAATAACGTAATTTACCCCAATTTAAATTTTAAAACTCCCATGAAAGAGTTTACGCTGATCCCGGAAACAACCTTAAAAGAAAAGGATCTTAATACAGTTCTTTCCAATTCATTAGGATTTGGTGGGAATTGCTCCACCATAATATTTTCAAATCGGCCTTAA
- a CDS encoding thioesterase family protein, which translates to MSSEIKMEISFTSEIRVRFAETDPLGIVWHGNYIQYFEDGREAFGRHHGISYLDHKANGYTTPIVKSVCEHKLPLSYGDIATIKTIFIDSPAAKMIFKYEIYNPKNKLVCTGETIQVFVEDQGSLSLTMPEFFLDWKRKVGLLHE; encoded by the coding sequence ATGTCGTCTGAAATAAAAATGGAAATCAGTTTTACCAGTGAAATCCGGGTCCGCTTTGCGGAAACAGATCCTTTGGGAATAGTATGGCACGGAAATTACATCCAATATTTTGAGGATGGCAGAGAAGCCTTTGGGCGCCATCATGGTATTTCCTATCTGGACCATAAGGCCAATGGGTACACCACCCCTATCGTAAAATCCGTATGTGAGCACAAACTCCCCTTAAGCTATGGGGACATCGCCACTATTAAGACTATTTTTATTGATTCTCCTGCAGCAAAGATGATCTTTAAATACGAAATTTATAATCCAAAAAATAAATTGGTCTGTACAGGTGAAACCATTCAGGTCTTTGTAGAAGATCAGGGTTCCCTATCGTTGACCATGCCCGAGTTTTTTTTGGATTGGAAACGAAAAGTTGGATTGCTGCATGAATAA
- a CDS encoding 3-oxoacyl-ACP synthase: protein MKRQLLKIKAYASIANNRVSLNDGIVFSEEKNDLSAFLKQAYKSLDTNYSKFFKMDALSKLGFLAADIILKSTQKEPDLERNTALVFSNSASSLDTDRKHQKSIQDKDNYFPSPAVFVYTLPNICLGEISIKHKLYSENSFFIFNHINTGYLFDYANNLILSNKADEVLCGWVNCDGEDYEAFVYLVSTEGTIPHTKEEILKLYNIK from the coding sequence ATGAAGCGACAACTACTAAAAATAAAGGCCTATGCCAGCATAGCCAATAATAGGGTGTCTCTTAACGATGGAATAGTATTCAGTGAGGAAAAAAATGACTTATCCGCTTTTTTAAAACAGGCCTACAAAAGCTTGGATACCAATTATTCTAAGTTTTTTAAAATGGACGCATTGAGTAAGTTAGGGTTTCTAGCAGCTGATATTATCCTAAAAAGCACCCAGAAAGAACCAGATTTGGAACGTAATACCGCTTTAGTTTTCTCTAATAGCGCCTCCAGTCTTGATACGGATAGGAAACATCAAAAATCAATACAGGACAAGGATAATTATTTTCCCAGTCCAGCCGTTTTTGTCTACACCCTGCCCAATATATGTCTGGGGGAGATAAGTATTAAACATAAACTGTATTCTGAAAATAGTTTTTTTATCTTTAACCACATTAATACTGGGTATTTATTTGACTATGCAAATAATTTAATACTATCCAACAAAGCAGATGAAGTGCTTTGCGGTTGGGTAAACTGCGATGGGGAAGATTACGAGGCATTTGTATACCTAGTTTCCACTGAAGGCACTATACCACATACTAAGGAAGAAATTTTAAAACTCTACAACATCAAATGA
- a CDS encoding phosphopantetheine-binding protein, with amino-acid sequence MSELKQELKEKIITQLNLEDIAIEEIADNDPLFGDGLGLDSIDALELIVMLDKDYGIKLTDPKEGKKIFESIEIMAAYISEHRSK; translated from the coding sequence ATGAGCGAATTAAAACAAGAACTGAAGGAAAAGATTATAACGCAATTGAACTTAGAAGACATTGCAATTGAGGAAATAGCGGATAACGACCCACTTTTTGGTGATGGCCTAGGATTGGATTCCATAGATGCTTTAGAACTTATCGTGATGCTGGACAAAGATTACGGCATTAAATTGACCGATCCTAAGGAAGGTAAAAAGATATTCGAATCCATTGAGATAATGGCTGCCTATATTTCTGAACATCGTAGCAAATAA
- a CDS encoding beta-ketoacyl synthase, translating to MNNTYLSYNNIVSSLGFDSPTVIEKIRNGESGLKLVADTSIFPTPFCSSLINTERLENKFANLGNIEEYTRLEQMLIISLEATLKASKIKLTDRVGLIISTTKGNIDTLDPSHPMPEERAYLGTLGHIVKSYFGFKTEPIVLSNACVSGLLAISVAKRFIAQGTFDHVFIVGGDVVTPFILSGFNSFQALSPQPCKPYCKQRSGINIGEVAASVLVTKEKENLAPEAVAILGEGTCNDANHISGPSRTGEGLYRSIGSAFKEAGVSAVDIDYISAHGTATIFNDEMEAITLNRLQLEKTPLNSLKGYFGHTLGASGLLETIVGMHSLYNNTLYSTLGFSELGVSQPINVITKSTPKKLAIFLKTASGFGGCNTAAVFKKVTP from the coding sequence ATGAATAATACCTACCTCTCATATAACAATATTGTTTCTTCCCTTGGTTTTGATAGCCCTACGGTTATAGAAAAGATTCGGAATGGCGAATCCGGATTAAAACTAGTAGCGGATACCTCCATTTTTCCAACTCCTTTCTGTTCTTCCTTAATCAATACCGAGCGTTTGGAGAATAAATTTGCCAATTTGGGAAATATAGAGGAGTACACCCGATTGGAACAAATGTTGATTATTTCTTTGGAGGCTACCCTAAAAGCTTCCAAGATAAAATTAACCGATAGGGTCGGTTTAATCATATCTACCACCAAAGGAAATATAGATACCCTTGATCCCTCCCACCCTATGCCCGAAGAGCGGGCCTATTTAGGGACCTTGGGACATATTGTAAAAAGTTATTTTGGATTTAAAACGGAACCCATTGTCCTATCCAATGCTTGTGTATCTGGCTTATTAGCCATATCTGTGGCCAAGCGATTTATTGCCCAAGGCACTTTTGATCACGTTTTTATTGTTGGAGGCGATGTAGTGACTCCATTTATTCTTTCGGGATTTAACTCGTTTCAGGCATTGAGCCCACAGCCTTGCAAACCCTATTGCAAACAGCGATCGGGAATCAATATTGGGGAAGTGGCGGCTAGTGTACTGGTAACAAAAGAAAAAGAAAATTTAGCTCCCGAGGCCGTTGCAATTTTAGGAGAAGGTACCTGCAACGATGCCAATCATATTTCTGGTCCGTCCAGAACGGGGGAAGGACTATACCGAAGTATTGGTTCCGCATTTAAGGAAGCAGGGGTATCCGCAGTCGATATCGATTATATCTCCGCTCATGGAACGGCTACTATTTTTAACGATGAGATGGAGGCCATTACCCTAAACAGGCTTCAATTGGAAAAAACCCCATTAAATAGCCTCAAAGGATATTTTGGACACACTTTGGGTGCTTCGGGCCTCTTGGAGACCATAGTAGGGATGCATTCCCTTTACAACAACACGCTATACTCTACCCTGGGATTCAGCGAATTAGGAGTATCTCAACCAATCAATGTAATTACAAAATCGACCCCTAAGAAATTGGCCATCTTTTTAAAGACAGCCTCGGGTTTTGGAGGATGTAATACCGCTGCGGTATTTAAAAAAGTAACACCATGA